In Paenibacillus sp. JQZ6Y-1, the following proteins share a genomic window:
- a CDS encoding alpha/beta hydrolase has product MERNITIRHHDVDLAASIHYPAQEHKAEGKGKGRTPLVVICHGFIGSRIGTDRLFVNSARELASDGYMVVRFDYAGCGESGGQYGQQGIESMVEQTRTVLDYVVNCNDIDPTRVTLLGHSLGGAVALLTAVRDRRVNHLVLWSAVGHPFNDIVKIVGRETYEQAVIEGEADHQSYTFTPVYFESLGNFQPFQEARRFTGDVLVVHGTGDDVIPVDYSFLYQKEFWTRTEGRCDKQIIFQADHTYSSGPHRRELLDHTRQWLAEREAAQTQWQHWMI; this is encoded by the coding sequence ATGGAACGGAATATTACGATTCGTCATCATGATGTAGATCTGGCAGCTAGCATCCATTACCCTGCGCAGGAGCACAAAGCGGAAGGCAAGGGGAAAGGGCGAACACCGCTAGTTGTGATCTGTCATGGGTTTATCGGCAGTCGCATCGGTACAGATCGGCTGTTTGTAAACAGTGCGCGTGAGCTGGCATCAGACGGATACATGGTTGTTCGTTTCGACTATGCCGGTTGCGGCGAGAGCGGCGGTCAATATGGGCAGCAGGGTATTGAGTCCATGGTGGAGCAGACGCGTACCGTATTGGATTATGTCGTCAACTGCAATGATATTGATCCTACGCGTGTAACGCTGCTGGGTCATAGTCTGGGTGGCGCGGTAGCGCTGCTGACTGCGGTTCGTGATCGCCGCGTCAATCATCTGGTGCTCTGGTCGGCGGTTGGTCATCCATTTAACGATATTGTCAAAATTGTCGGTCGCGAAACGTATGAGCAGGCGGTGATCGAAGGGGAAGCAGATCATCAGAGCTATACATTTACACCGGTTTATTTTGAATCGCTAGGCAATTTTCAACCATTTCAGGAAGCGCGCCGCTTTACAGGCGATGTGCTAGTCGTACATGGTACGGGCGATGATGTGATTCCGGTTGATTATTCGTTCCTATACCAAAAGGAGTTTTGGACGCGCACGGAGGGTCGCTGCGATAAGCAGATTATTTTCCAAGCGGATCATACGTATTCTTCTGGTCCACATCGGCGCGAGCTGCTGGATCATACGCGTCAATGGCTTGCCGAGCGCGAAGCCGCACAGACGCAGTGGCAGCACTGGATGATCTGA
- a CDS encoding DUF1129 family protein — protein MSTVRHLVKDINVIRDQLNQENLNYYDDVIVYVRDARIERQSGEELLLEMGQHLLDAQKRKQSAVQLFGKDSDTYATQLIENLPERRQLSKPMYYVMIVWIALTWVFLLQALAGFFKINVSGTGVVGEISLSTLVLVAAGAIVLVELVTRVANQPVEKSDLDRPRMQINARSVLTYVVVLVVIIVVGNYLRHVMPVVIISPWLSLVLCIIGILGQKFIFMRR, from the coding sequence ATGAGTACAGTGCGTCATTTGGTTAAAGACATCAATGTGATCCGGGATCAACTCAATCAGGAGAATCTAAACTATTACGATGATGTGATCGTGTATGTTCGTGATGCTCGGATCGAGCGCCAGTCCGGCGAGGAGCTGCTGCTGGAAATGGGACAGCATCTGCTGGATGCGCAGAAACGGAAGCAGAGCGCGGTACAGCTGTTCGGCAAGGACTCCGACACATATGCCACTCAGCTGATCGAGAATTTGCCGGAACGCCGGCAGCTCAGCAAACCGATGTATTATGTGATGATCGTATGGATTGCGCTGACATGGGTATTTCTACTACAAGCACTTGCTGGCTTTTTCAAAATCAATGTCAGCGGCACCGGTGTCGTTGGCGAGATCAGTCTATCGACACTCGTACTGGTTGCCGCCGGTGCCATCGTGCTGGTCGAACTGGTTACGCGTGTAGCCAATCAGCCTGTAGAAAAGAGCGATCTGGATCGTCCGCGTATGCAAATCAACGCTCGCTCGGTACTCACGTACGTGGTGGTTCTGGTAGTGATCATCGTGGTCGGCAACTACCTGCGTCATGTGATGCCCGTCGTGATCATTTCGCCGTGGCTAAGCCTTGTATTGTGCATAATCGGTATTCTGGGGCAAAAGTTTATCTTTATGCGCCGCTGA
- a CDS encoding nuclear transport factor 2 family protein encodes MRKTSLLLASLMLIAILSACSGKSEAPGTTTTPEATENSGNTAPETGNNTTPESTPSAEEAKIIANKQLVLNMYNDILNGHQLDKADQYLAEDYIQHNPYAATGREGFVSFFTPFIKENPDYKVNLRGMIGQGDLVAVFTTPDTAAAATTTTDSNESSSSTESAANTTAATPGAVVDIYRIADGKIAEHWDVSQSAGSNTDAAALQNLLPSTSTEVKLANTDRATVAANASFVSNFFKSFFNEHNTDIANEAVNENVTQHGSDIQNGRSALISHYLTQFRSNPNTKATVTNTIAEGDLVLVHSHMQTSDTDRGNAVITIFRVNDGQIAEMWTLSQPVPEQSANDNTMF; translated from the coding sequence ATGAGAAAAACAAGTCTTTTGCTTGCCAGCCTAATGCTGATCGCCATTCTGTCCGCTTGTTCGGGCAAATCGGAAGCCCCCGGTACAACGACAACACCGGAAGCAACTGAAAATTCAGGCAACACCGCACCAGAGACAGGCAACAACACTACGCCAGAAAGCACACCATCTGCTGAAGAAGCCAAAATCATTGCCAACAAGCAGTTGGTACTAAATATGTATAACGATATACTAAACGGACATCAATTGGACAAAGCCGACCAGTATCTGGCGGAGGATTACATTCAGCATAATCCATACGCTGCCACCGGACGTGAAGGCTTCGTATCGTTCTTTACGCCATTTATTAAAGAAAATCCAGATTATAAAGTCAATCTGCGCGGTATGATCGGTCAGGGCGATCTAGTGGCAGTCTTCACTACGCCAGACACAGCCGCTGCCGCAACAACCACAACTGATTCTAATGAATCATCCAGCAGCACCGAATCGGCAGCAAACACTACAGCTGCCACACCGGGCGCTGTGGTAGACATTTACCGAATCGCTGACGGCAAAATCGCTGAGCACTGGGATGTATCGCAATCGGCTGGCAGCAACACCGATGCCGCAGCTCTGCAAAACTTGTTGCCATCGACATCGACCGAAGTGAAGCTTGCCAATACGGATCGTGCAACCGTAGCCGCAAATGCTAGCTTTGTCAGCAACTTTTTCAAAAGCTTCTTCAATGAACACAATACAGATATTGCTAACGAAGCCGTCAACGAAAACGTAACCCAACACGGCTCCGATATTCAAAACGGTCGCAGCGCGCTGATCAGCCACTACCTGACTCAGTTCCGCTCCAACCCCAACACCAAAGCAACCGTAACCAACACCATCGCCGAAGGCGATCTCGTTCTGGTACACAGCCACATGCAAACCAGCGACACCGACCGTGGCAACGCCGTCATCACTATCTTCCGTGTCAACGACGGTCAAATCGCTGAAATGTGGACCTTATCTCAACCCGTCCCAGAACAATCCGCCAACGACAACACTATGTTCTAA
- a CDS encoding polysaccharide deacetylase family protein, with the protein MQLRRIRNLIIVLLYISIAFVVTFYVLSLKYPHASAFSYETCRATYDMQDDLFQTLNGDAPEADQHIASAAELPVVPATPNGKASHVAVLMYHYVVPEKYNVEPNNARINLEAFEQGMKYLHDEGYHTATLKELEQYVRGEIQLPEKTVVLTFDDGYQNNIIYAYPVLKKYGFRANIFIVGTKLSDKTQTFVPTAKTTISRAEMKKTKDVFDYHSHTYNLHYKSLVECAEYYVAGKDGNRFNHDIQLMKSKTGIDTPYFAYPYGEYNPQMVYDLKTHGYRMAFTVRPGYVHPGDDLMYLPRLNVTSTTTVKHLLNLPDVDDKSLVKKKQ; encoded by the coding sequence ATGCAACTGAGACGTATTCGTAATCTAATCATTGTGCTGCTCTACATATCGATTGCCTTCGTCGTCACCTTCTATGTGCTGAGCCTGAAATATCCTCACGCCTCGGCATTCTCGTACGAAACGTGCCGAGCGACCTACGATATGCAGGACGATCTATTCCAGACATTGAATGGCGATGCACCGGAAGCCGATCAACATATCGCTTCTGCAGCCGAGCTTCCTGTCGTGCCAGCAACTCCTAATGGCAAAGCCAGCCATGTAGCGGTACTCATGTACCATTACGTCGTACCTGAAAAATACAATGTCGAGCCTAACAATGCTCGTATCAATCTAGAAGCATTTGAGCAGGGCATGAAATATTTGCATGATGAAGGCTACCATACAGCGACACTGAAGGAACTGGAGCAATACGTACGCGGCGAAATCCAACTGCCAGAGAAAACGGTCGTGCTTACCTTTGACGACGGCTACCAAAATAACATCATCTACGCTTACCCAGTTCTAAAAAAATACGGCTTCCGCGCCAACATCTTTATCGTCGGCACCAAGCTATCTGACAAAACACAAACATTCGTACCTACTGCCAAAACTACGATTTCACGGGCAGAAATGAAAAAAACCAAAGACGTATTCGATTATCACAGCCATACGTACAATCTGCATTACAAAAGTCTCGTAGAATGCGCTGAATATTACGTAGCTGGCAAAGACGGCAACCGATTCAACCATGACATTCAGCTAATGAAAAGCAAAACCGGTATCGACACACCGTATTTCGCTTATCCATACGGCGAATACAATCCACAAATGGTCTATGATCTCAAAACGCATGGCTACCGCATGGCATTTACCGTTCGCCCCGGCTACGTCCATCCCGGAGACGATCTGATGTATTTGCCAAGACTTAACGTCACCTCGACTACTACGGTCAAGCATTTGCTAAACTTACCGGATGTGGATGATAAGAGTCTGGTTAAGAAAAAACAATAA
- the ppk1 gene encoding polyphosphate kinase 1: MENKHGHHQAQATYINRDLSWIEFNTRVMEEAQDTDTPLLERIKFLGIVSRNLDEFMSVRVAGIRNQIKAGYSKKDFTGYAPAGLYKRLTKRVEKMVAQQYRTYRDLSRQLVKQGITLTHYNDLSATQQKAADTYYHEVIYPVLTPMAVDQSRPFPLVHGLNVYLSVVLEHPNLKALESDEGEAYYFAIIQIPSNLPRAVALPHRQNSKKQQYILIEDLICQHVQTLFGGYTPIAVDAFRLTRNADLDINEEDAEDLMEEIENQLRKRRRSAPVRLEIQKDFHPYALAQLLEEFDVSEAVYEIDGPLDLGFLLSFSDSIVGRDSLRYTPEIPRYAPEFPEGSETDFFSVIRERDVLLYHPYESFDAISDFIEQAADDPDVMAIKMTLYRVSGKSSLIHSLARAAESGKQVTVVVELKARFDEERNIVWARMLEKAGCHVVYGLVGLKTHAKVILVVRREGATLRRYIHIGTGNYNASTAKLYTDVGLLTVNPQIGEDASEVFNHITGYTETHDWQAVAVAPSTMMNKFVELIRREADHARAGKPARIIAKMNSLSNQQIIDELYTASQAGVKIDLIVRGVCCLRPGVPGLSENVRVRSIVDRYLEHSRIFAFGNGGEQEVWLASADWMTRNLTRRVELMCPLFDKNAKAAVLNILNLILADNVKARILLPSGNYELFKNGEPPLRSQFKAWEISSWKPYVPPAALGHPTPSPNL; the protein is encoded by the coding sequence ATGGAAAACAAACATGGACACCACCAAGCTCAAGCAACGTATATTAACCGGGATCTCAGCTGGATTGAGTTCAACACCCGCGTTATGGAAGAGGCGCAGGATACCGATACGCCACTACTGGAACGAATCAAGTTCCTCGGTATCGTTTCCCGCAATCTGGACGAGTTTATGAGTGTAAGGGTTGCCGGTATCCGCAACCAGATCAAGGCTGGCTATTCTAAAAAAGACTTTACCGGTTATGCACCTGCCGGCTTATACAAACGATTAACGAAACGCGTGGAAAAAATGGTCGCCCAGCAGTACCGTACATACCGGGATCTGTCGCGTCAGCTTGTCAAACAAGGCATTACCCTGACCCACTACAATGATCTGAGCGCCACGCAGCAAAAGGCAGCCGATACGTATTATCATGAGGTCATTTATCCGGTGCTGACACCGATGGCAGTCGACCAGAGTCGTCCGTTCCCGCTTGTACATGGATTGAACGTCTATCTGTCCGTCGTGCTGGAGCATCCGAATCTAAAAGCACTGGAATCGGACGAAGGCGAAGCGTATTATTTTGCGATTATTCAGATTCCGTCTAATCTGCCGCGTGCTGTTGCTCTGCCGCATCGTCAGAATAGCAAAAAGCAGCAATATATTCTGATTGAGGATCTGATCTGTCAGCATGTGCAGACGCTGTTCGGTGGCTATACACCGATTGCGGTTGATGCTTTCCGTTTAACACGCAACGCTGATCTGGACATTAACGAGGAAGATGCGGAAGATCTGATGGAAGAGATTGAGAATCAACTGCGCAAACGTAGACGCAGCGCACCTGTGCGTTTGGAGATTCAGAAGGATTTTCATCCTTATGCACTTGCACAGTTGTTGGAGGAATTTGATGTTAGTGAAGCGGTATATGAGATTGATGGTCCGCTTGACCTTGGCTTTTTGTTAAGCTTCTCGGATTCGATTGTAGGGCGTGATTCGCTACGCTATACGCCGGAGATTCCGCGCTATGCACCCGAATTTCCAGAAGGCAGCGAGACCGACTTTTTCAGCGTGATTCGCGAACGCGATGTGCTGCTGTACCATCCGTATGAGTCGTTTGATGCGATTAGCGATTTTATTGAGCAGGCGGCAGATGATCCCGATGTGATGGCGATCAAGATGACGCTGTATCGGGTTAGCGGCAAGTCTTCTCTGATTCATTCACTCGCACGCGCTGCCGAATCCGGCAAGCAGGTGACCGTGGTAGTCGAGTTGAAGGCACGGTTTGACGAGGAACGCAACATCGTCTGGGCGCGGATGCTGGAAAAAGCAGGCTGCCACGTCGTCTACGGTCTGGTTGGACTAAAAACGCATGCCAAGGTCATTCTTGTCGTACGCCGTGAAGGTGCAACTCTGCGCCGTTATATTCATATCGGAACGGGCAACTATAACGCCTCAACCGCCAAGCTGTATACAGATGTCGGTCTGCTGACCGTTAATCCACAGATCGGCGAGGATGCGTCAGAAGTATTCAATCATATTACAGGCTATACCGAAACTCATGACTGGCAAGCTGTTGCGGTAGCGCCAAGCACGATGATGAACAAATTCGTCGAGTTGATCCGCCGTGAAGCTGATCACGCGCGCGCAGGCAAACCAGCACGCATTATTGCCAAAATGAACTCCCTATCCAACCAGCAGATTATCGACGAGCTGTATACCGCTTCCCAAGCGGGTGTGAAGATTGATCTGATCGTACGCGGCGTCTGCTGCCTGCGTCCAGGTGTACCGGGACTAAGCGAAAACGTACGCGTTCGTAGCATCGTAGACCGCTATCTGGAGCACTCCCGCATCTTTGCCTTTGGCAATGGCGGCGAGCAGGAGGTTTGGTTGGCAAGCGCAGACTGGATGACTCGCAACCTGACCCGCCGGGTCGAGCTGATGTGTCCATTGTTCGATAAAAATGCAAAAGCCGCCGTGCTGAATATTCTGAACCTCATCCTTGCGGATAACGTCAAAGCCAGAATATTGCTGCCCAGCGGCAATTATGAATTGTTTAAAAATGGAGAACCGCCGCTGCGCAGCCAGTTCAAGGCGTGGGAAATTAGCTCCTGGAAACCGTACGTACCACCAGCCGCACTCGGACATCCCACTCCTTCTCCAAATCTTTAA
- a CDS encoding Ppx/GppA phosphatase family protein, whose protein sequence is MHNSSKQSRVGIMDIGSNSIRLVIYENGSGMGFKVLKECRESARLSAIVTPEGVMPLEAVSQIVPVLRQFAEVSRAYEVSEIRAVATAAIRNAVNGEQVIQYLNQETGLEIELLPGEMEGHYGFLGVVNRIDIRDGFIIDIGGGSTEITLFQERKRISSVSFPFGAVNMNVRFGSKQEGRWDEKAIAGLEALVMKAANEHPWISQHPGLPMVGLGGTIRAIGKMHQRKRKYSMEQIHQYQLQPEDTDYYYQQLPSMTNEQRKRIAGLSKNRTDIIVPGTIILRTLFRHMQCAHYVISGSGLRDGLYFEWERGKGNAVLDDVLEYEIESVLDSEPVPRQRHLRQVADLSVQLYQAMGEGLDDLWNVKLLRTAAFLHQVGMKVSYHDYEEHTRYLLTTRALAGLDHRETVLVAFIAIFGSKGKIKKRRISVEYADILHPNDEERIRRLGALLQLAASMDTSETQPVERMQAARKGRDFELTIQCRTEASMEVVEITEAVKDLEKEWDVRVRLVVRTVSRS, encoded by the coding sequence ATGCACAATTCATCGAAGCAAAGCCGTGTCGGCATTATGGATATCGGGTCCAACTCGATCCGACTGGTTATTTATGAGAACGGAAGCGGTATGGGCTTTAAAGTACTGAAGGAATGTCGGGAATCGGCGCGACTTAGCGCGATTGTGACACCCGAAGGCGTGATGCCACTGGAAGCGGTAAGCCAGATCGTGCCTGTGCTGCGTCAGTTTGCCGAGGTTAGCCGTGCATACGAGGTGAGCGAGATTCGTGCGGTCGCCACAGCTGCGATTCGTAATGCGGTCAACGGCGAGCAGGTGATCCAGTATTTAAATCAGGAAACAGGGCTGGAGATCGAGTTGCTGCCCGGTGAAATGGAAGGGCATTATGGCTTTCTCGGCGTCGTCAATCGGATCGATATCCGCGATGGCTTTATTATTGATATTGGTGGCGGTAGTACGGAGATTACGCTTTTTCAAGAGCGCAAACGCATCTCCAGTGTGTCGTTTCCCTTTGGTGCAGTCAATATGAATGTACGTTTTGGCAGCAAGCAGGAAGGACGCTGGGATGAGAAGGCGATTGCGGGGCTGGAAGCGCTAGTGATGAAAGCTGCCAATGAGCATCCGTGGATCAGTCAGCATCCCGGTCTGCCTATGGTCGGTCTGGGCGGTACGATTCGCGCCATTGGTAAAATGCATCAGCGCAAGCGCAAATATTCGATGGAGCAAATTCATCAATACCAGCTACAGCCGGAAGACACGGATTATTACTACCAGCAGCTGCCGTCCATGACGAATGAGCAGCGTAAACGCATTGCCGGATTGAGTAAAAACCGTACCGACATCATTGTGCCGGGTACGATCATTTTGCGGACGCTATTCCGTCATATGCAGTGTGCACATTATGTCATCAGTGGTAGCGGCTTGCGTGACGGTCTGTATTTTGAATGGGAGCGCGGCAAAGGAAATGCGGTACTGGATGATGTACTGGAGTATGAGATTGAGTCGGTGCTAGATAGTGAGCCAGTGCCGCGTCAGCGTCATTTGCGTCAGGTTGCCGATCTGTCGGTACAGCTGTATCAGGCGATGGGCGAAGGCTTGGACGATCTGTGGAATGTGAAATTACTGCGTACAGCAGCATTTTTACATCAGGTGGGTATGAAGGTGAGCTATCACGATTATGAGGAGCATACACGCTATCTATTGACCACACGTGCACTAGCAGGGCTGGATCATCGGGAAACAGTGTTGGTTGCTTTTATCGCTATTTTCGGCAGTAAAGGCAAAATCAAAAAAAGACGCATCTCGGTCGAATATGCTGATATTCTGCATCCCAATGATGAGGAGCGTATCCGCCGTCTCGGCGCTTTATTGCAGCTCGCGGCATCGATGGATACCAGCGAAACACAGCCGGTGGAGCGTATGCAGGCAGCACGCAAAGGAAGAGACTTCGAGCTGACCATTCAATGTCGCACCGAAGCCTCTATGGAAGTTGTTGAAATTACGGAAGCTGTTAAAGATTTGGAGAAGGAGTGGGATGTCCGAGTGCGGCTGGTGGTACGTACGGTTTCCAGGAGCTAA
- a CDS encoding HAD family hydrolase, protein MNLIFDVDDTLYDQLEPFGEAYRQIFGKYNYDYSLDDLFIRSRLYSDEVFDQVSRGEMTDQQMHIYRITHAFADLGVEVPEEEAIRFQNCYADNQQRLRVDPRMEEVLNFARDQGIRIGIITNGPAEHQADKVRQLRMERWVQPQDVFISGKLGIAKPHVGIFRAVEQGMHIEASDTYYLGDSYANDVVGAKQAGWYSIWINRHQLTLPDDVEFQPDYVVNKGESVLDVVKGILAKTTEKDTL, encoded by the coding sequence ATGAATCTCATATTTGATGTAGACGATACGTTGTACGATCAGCTGGAACCGTTTGGAGAAGCGTACCGGCAAATTTTTGGTAAATATAATTACGACTACTCGCTAGACGATCTGTTTATTCGTAGCCGACTGTATAGCGATGAGGTATTTGATCAGGTGAGCCGCGGCGAAATGACTGATCAGCAGATGCACATCTATCGGATTACACACGCGTTTGCCGATCTAGGAGTTGAGGTTCCAGAGGAGGAGGCAATACGCTTCCAAAACTGTTATGCCGATAATCAGCAGCGGTTACGTGTAGACCCGCGCATGGAGGAAGTACTGAATTTTGCACGTGATCAAGGGATACGGATTGGCATTATTACCAATGGTCCAGCAGAGCATCAGGCGGACAAGGTACGACAGCTCCGTATGGAACGCTGGGTGCAGCCGCAGGATGTATTCATTTCTGGCAAGCTGGGCATCGCCAAGCCACATGTCGGCATCTTCCGCGCTGTCGAGCAAGGGATGCACATTGAAGCGTCGGACACGTATTATCTGGGCGACTCCTATGCAAATGATGTTGTCGGTGCTAAGCAAGCAGGCTGGTATTCCATCTGGATCAATCGCCATCAGCTGACGCTTCCAGACGATGTGGAGTTTCAGCCAGATTATGTGGTGAATAAGGGCGAGAGCGTATTGGATGTAGTGAAGGGGATTTTGGCGAAGACGACGGAAAAAGACACTCTGTAA